The following coding sequences lie in one Seriola aureovittata isolate HTS-2021-v1 ecotype China chromosome 5, ASM2101889v1, whole genome shotgun sequence genomic window:
- the LOC130169422 gene encoding E3 ubiquitin-protein ligase NEURL3 yields MVKDGDNGNSAVESETPHRCNLLCLGPLTFHSHAVGDKVRLSQGCRLAVRREGTFRNGVVFSSRPVTIHERIRLRVEKAMFSWHGALRVGFTNVPPTARSLPLPCLAIPNLTNNPGHWAAAVPESYCRTGSKLEFWVSSGGSIYVQSNNCPKHKLLTGVDLSQPLWAMIDIYGQTCSIFLLGSEKKGLVSTRRSCPAPEHLTSPDINNLNNLISDLSNICLDKNISADEYCVVCMERKAGITLPCGHRCLCDHCSPRVLQEIGTCPLCRHEIRALSVEGR; encoded by the exons ATGGTGAAGGACGGAGACAATGGGAACTCTG CTGTTGAATCAGAGACGCCACACAGGTGCAACCTGCTCTGCCTCGGCCCTCTCACCTTCCACAGTCATGCTGTGGGAGACAAGGTCCGCCTGAGCCAGGGGTGTCGACTCGCAGTGAGGAGAGAGGGCACGTTCAGAAACGGTGTGGTGTTCAGCAGCCGCCCAGTGACGATCCACGAGAGGATTCGTCTCAGGGTGGAGAAAGCTATGTTTTCGTGGCATGGAGCTCTGCGTGTGGGCTTCACCAATGTGCCGCCCACAGCCAGATCTCTACCTCTGCCCTGCTTGGCCATCCCAAACCTCACTAACAACCCCGGGCACTGGGCTGCTGCTGTGCCTGAATCCTACTGCCGAACCGGTTCAAAGCTGGAGTTCTGGGTTTCAAGTGGTGGCAGCATATATGTCCAAAGCAACAACTGCCCGAAGCACAAACTACTAACAGGAGTGGACCTTAGTCAGCCACTGTGGGCAATGATAGACATCTACGGACAGACATGCTCCATTTTCCTCCTGG GCTCAGAGAAAAAAGGGCTGGTTAGCACTAGAAGATCCTGTCCTGCACCTGAACACCTCACCTCGCCGGATATTAACAACCTCAACAACTTGATCTCTGATCTCTCCAACATCTGTCTTGACAAGAACATCTCAGCAG ATGAATACTGTGTGGTGTGCATGGAGAGAAAGGCAGGAATCACTCTGCCTTGTGGCCACCGGTGTTTGTGTGACCACTGCAGCCCCAGAGTCCTGCAGGAGATTGGAACCTGCCCACTGTGTCGACACGAGATCAGAGCTCTATCAGTGGAGGGCAGATGA